In the genome of Drosophila pseudoobscura strain MV-25-SWS-2005 chromosome 3, UCI_Dpse_MV25, whole genome shotgun sequence, one region contains:
- the Mdr50 gene encoding ATP-dependent translocase ABCB1, whose protein sequence is MTASNGVIVKDDDDKSRLQYKTNIVLGSAAFEDQDKDTKSFAPNKTKKKNSKHDEAEEEEPNDGSYKEEVKQVGYFQMFRYATTKDRMLYVIGLLSAVATGLTTPANSLIFGNLANNFIDLTGVDEGRTYQRDGDDEGDLLLDKVREFSLQNTYIGIVMLVCSYLSITCFNYAAHSQILTIRSKFFRSILHQDMSWYDFNQSGEVASRMNEDLSKMEDGLAEKVVMFVHYFVSFVGSLVLAFVKGWQLSLVCLTSLPLTFVAMGLVSVATSRLAKQEVTQYAAAAVVAEGALSGIRTVKAFEGEEKEVSAYKERVVAAKLLNIKRNMFSGIGFGMLWFFIYASYALAFWYGVGLVIKGYHDPYYASYDAGTMITVFFSVMMGSMNIGMAAPYIEAFGIAKGACAKVFHIIEQIPTINPIGHQGKNLNEPLTTIEFRDVEFQYPTRSEIPILNRLNLKIHRGQTVALVGPSGCGKSTCIQLLQRFYDPAGGDLFFNGTSLRDIDINWLRSRIGVVGQEPVLFATSIYENIRYGREDATRADIEAAAEAANAAVFIKKLPRGYDTLVGERGAQLSGGQKQRIAIARALIRDPEILLLDEATSALDTASEAKVQAALEKVSAGRTTVIVAHRLSTVRRADRIVVINKGEVVESGTHHELMMLKSHYFNLVTTQLGEDDGTVLSPSGDIYKNFDIKDEDEEEIKVLEEDDEKELEAVAKDKKKKKVKDPNEVKPMAEVMKMNKPEWAQVTVGCISSVIMGCAMPIFAVLFGSILQVLSVKNNDEYVRENSNKYSLYFLIAGIVVGIATFMQIYFFGIAGERLTERLRGLMFERMLKQEVAWFDDKANGTGSLCARLSGDAAAVQGATGQRIGTIIQSVSTLALGIGLSMYYEWSLGLVALAFTPFILIAFYMQRTLMAEENMGTAKTMENCTKLAVEVVSNIRTVVSLGREEMFHQTYIGMLIPSVNKAKKNTHFRGLVYGLARSLMFFAYAACMYYGTWCVINRGIIFGDVFKVSQALIMGTASIANALAFAPNMQKGITAAKTIFTFLRRQPMIVDRPGVSREPWHCQGNVTYDKVEFSYPTRREIQVLKGLELGVKKGQKVALVGPSGCGKSTCIQLIQRFYDVDEGAALIDEQDVRDVSMSNLRQQLGIVSQEPILFDRTIRQNIAYGDNTRSVTDQEIMTACMKSNIHEFIANLPLGYDTRMGEKGAQLSGGQKQRIAIARALIRNPKIMLLDEATSALDAESEKVVQDALDAASEGRTTISIAHRLSTVVHSDVIFVFENGVVCETGSHKDLLENRGLYYTLYKLQSGAM, encoded by the exons ATGACCGCCTCGAACGGCGTCATCGTCAAGGACGACGATGACAAATCGCGTTTGCAGTACAAAACGAACATCGTCCTGGGATCAGCAGCATTCGAAGACCAGGACAAAGACACAAAGAGCTT TGCTCCCAACaagacgaaaaaaaagaattctAAGCATGACGAGGCGGAAGAGGAGGAGCCAAACGATGGCTCCTACAAAGAGGAGGTCAAACAGGTTGGCTACTTCCAGATGTTCCGCTATGCCACCACCAAGGACCGCATGCTCTATGTCATCGGACTTCTGTCCGCCGTAGCCACTGGTCTCACGACTCCCGCCAACAGCTTAATCTTCGGCAACCTGGCAAAC AACTTTATCGATTTGACCGGGGTAGATGAGGGTAGGACGTACCAACGTGACGGTGACGACGAGGGAGACTTGCTCCTCGACAAGGTGCGGGAGTTCTCTCTGCAGAACACATACATTGGAATTGTGATGCTGGTGTGCTCCTATCTCTCCATCACCTGCTTCAATTACGCCGCCCACTCGCAGATTCTGACCATCCGCTCCAAGTTCTTCCGCTCCATCCTGCACCAGGACATGAGCTGGTATGACTTCAACCAGAGCGGCGAAGTGGCCAGCCGTATGAACGA GGATCTGTCCAAAATGGAAGATGGTCTCGCCGAAAAAGTCGTCATGTTCGTCCACTACTTTGTGTCCTTTGTGGGATCCCTGGTGCTGGCCTTTGTCAAAGGCTGGCAGCTGTCTCTGGTGTGCCTTACGAGCCTGCCGCTAACTTTCGTCGCGATGGGACTGGTGTCGGTGGCGACCTCCAGGCTGGCCAAGCAAGAGGTTACCCAGtacgctgcagcagcagtcgtgGCCGAGGGCGCCCTGTCCGGGATTCGCACGGTAAAGGCGTTCGAGGgagaggagaaggaggtgTCCGCCTACAAGGAACGCGTTGTGGCCGCCAAGCTGTTGAACATCAAACGCAACATGTTCTCCGGCATCGGCTTCGGCATGCTCTGGTTCTTCATCTATGCCTCGTACGCTTTGGCCTTCTGGTACGGCGTGGGGCTGGTAATCAAGGGGTACCACGATCCGTATTATGCCAGCTACGACGCCGGCACGATGATCACCGTATTCTTCTCGGTGATGATGGGTTCGATGAACATTGGCATGGCCGCGCCCTACATCGAGGCATTCGGCATTGCCAAGGGCGCCTGCGCGAAGGTCTTCCACATCATCGAGCAGATCCCCACCATCAATCCCATCGGCCATCAAGGTAAGAACCTCAACGAGCCCCTCACGACCATCGAGTTTCGTGACGTCGAGTTCCAGTATCCGACACGCAGCGAGATTCCCATTTTGAACCGTCTCAACCTCAAGATCCATCGCGGCCAGACGGTGGCCCTGGTCGGACCCTCCGGCTGCGGCAAGTCCACCTGcatccagctgctgcagcgctTCTACGACCCCGCCGGCGGCGATCTATTCTTCAACGGCACCAGCCTGCGAGACATCGACATCAACTGGCTGCGCTCCCGCATTGGAGTCGTCGGTCAGGAGCCCGTGCTCTTTGCTACATCGATCTACGAGAACATCCGCTACGGACGCGAGGACGCCACTCGGGCTGACATCGAGGCAGCAGCCGAAGCCGCCAATGCGGCCGTGTTCATCAAAAAGCTGCCACGCGGCTATGATACGCTGGTGGGCGAACGCGGAGCTCAGTTGTCCGGAGGCCAGAAGCAGCGAATTGCCATTGCACGGGCCCTGATTCGCGACCCGGAGATACTGCTGTTGGACGAGGCCACCTCGGCCCTGGACACTGCCAGTGAGGCGAAGGTGCAGGCTGCCCTGGAGAAGGTCAGCGCCGGACGCACGACCGTCATTGTGGCCCATCGGCTGTCGACGGTACGCCGGGCGGACCGCATCGTCGTGATCAATAAAGGCGAGGTGGTGGAGAGCGGTACGCACCATGAGCTGATGATGCTGAAGAGCCACTACTTTAATCTGGTTACCACCCAGCTGGGTGAGGATGACGGTACCGTACTCAGCCCCAGCGGCGACATTTACAAGAACTTCGACATcaaggacgaggacgaggaggagatcAAGGTGCTGGAGGAGGACGATGAGAAGGAGCTAGAGGCCGTCGCGAaggacaagaagaagaagaaggtcAAGGACCCCAACGAGGTCAAGCCCATGGCGGAGGTGATGAAGATGAACAAGCCGGAGTGGGCGCAGGTTACCGTCGGCTGCATCTCTTCGGTGATCATGGGCTGTGCCATGCCCATCTTTGCCGTACTCTTCGGCAGCATCCTGCAGGTGCTCTCAGTCAAGAACAACGACGAGTACGTCCGTGAGAACAGCAACAAGTACAGTCTTTACTTCTTGATTGCCGGCATTGTTGTGGGTATCGCTACCTTCATGCAGATCTACTTCTTTGGCATCGCCGGAGAGCGGCTCACGGAGCGCCTGCGCGGCCTCATGTTCGAGAGGATGCTGAAACAGGAAGTGGCCTGGTTCGATGACAAGGCGAACGGCACAGGGAGTCTGTGCGCCCGCCTCTCCGGCGATGCCGCCGCTGTCCAAGGC GCAACTGGCCAGAGAATCGGCACGATCATTCAGTCTGTTTCCACGCTAGCCCTCGGTATCGGTCTGTCCATGTACTACGAGTGGAGTCTGGGTCTGGTCGCCCTCGCCTTCACGCCCTTTATCCTCATCGCATTTTACATGCAGCGCACGCTCATGGCCGAAGAAAACATGGGCACGGCCAAGACCATGGAGAACTGCACCAAGCTGGCCGTCGAGGTAGTCTCCAACATCCGCACCGTCGTCTCCCTGGGGCGCGAGGAGATGTTCCACCAGACATACATCGGCATGCTCATCCCGTCCGTAAAT AAAGCGAAGAAAAACACCCACTTCCGCGGCCTGGTCTACGGCCTCGCTCGCTCCCTGATGTTCTTTGCGTATGCCGCCTGCATGTACTACGGCACCTGGTGCGTGATAAATCGGGGCATCATATTCGGAGATGTCTTCAA AGTATCCCAGGCTTTGATCATGGGAACGGCTTCGATTGCCAACGCCCTGGCCTTTGCCCCCAACATGCAGAAGGGAATCACAGCCGCAAAGACGATCTTCACCTTCCTGCGGCGCCAGCCCATGATCGTGGACCGGCCGGGAGTGTCGCGCGAACCGTGGCACTGCCAGGGCAATGTCACTTACGACAAGGTTGAGTTTAGCTATCCCACGCGCAGAGAGATCCAGGTGCTCAAGGGTCTGGAACTGGGAGTGAAAAAGGGCCAGAAGGTGGCCCTGGTGGGTCCCTCCGGGTGCGGCAAGTCCACCTGCATCCAGCTGATCCAGCGCTTCTATGACGTGGACGAGGGTGCCGCCCTCATCGATGAGCAGGATGTCCGAGACGTATCGATGTCAAATCTGCGCCAGCAGCTCGGCATCGTGTCCCAGGAGCCGATCCTTTTTGACCGCACCATCCGGCAGAACATTGCATATGGCGACAACACGAGGTCTGTCACCGACCAGGAGATCATGACAGCCTGCATGAAGTCTAATATTCACGAGTTCATCGCGAACCTGCCGCTG GGTTACGACACGAGAATGGGTGAGAAGGGAGCCCAGCTGTCCGGCGGTCAGAAGCAGCGCATTGCCATCGCGCGCGCCCTCATCCGGAACCCCAAGATCATGCTGCTCGACGAAGCCACCTCGGCACTGGACGCCGAGAGTGAAAAG GTTGTCCAAGATGCTCTGGATGCCGCATCCGAGGGTCGCACAACGATCAGCATAGCTCACAGACTGTCCACAGTCGTCCATTCGGATGTGATCTTTGTGTTTGAGAACGGCGTAGTCTGCGAGACCGGCTCCCACAAGGATTTGCTGGAGAATCGCGGCCTCTACTACACGCTCTACAAGCTGCAGAGCGGGGCCATGTAG
- the LOC4805484 gene encoding dnaJ homolog subfamily C member 11, whose protein sequence is MASENESDVELEENYYTFLNLPRDATTEQINTAYRKQSRIYHPDKHHNEDSKKQAEIMFNRTKRAYEVLSDPHQRAIYDSVGVQGLRTEGWEIVHRTKTPTEIREEYERLAQAADERRLQQRTNPRGNITINVNATEIFAPYDETEMPRVEIGSMSIAQSIEAPLTRKDMIIMSGNLYSSNGNGSGGFVVAGRRLLNKGWLEVCAGAGNGFLVGLKGGRTLSPKVTLNGGTNMSFREHGVIPALFSTLAVQLDKHTVGSLTLNAGPQSSMSTQIDHSKDEYALSSSFVIGSPHIYFGLSYTRKMIENEMKLKLAVKVGTFGFMGEYGLEKKISKYSSVTAAVSIGVPSGVILKFKILRSNQSYVFPIHLSDEIVPAAVFYASVTPVIAWFLIKKTIMDPMDAERKSVEVERTKRQNEQRLLAKRQEASAAVHLMQSTYHRIMTEELQKTGLVVTRAVYGCTTENSSTQFKPELSLDVTIPIQCLVRDSTLQLYDSSKSDLPGFYDPSIGDNKILRIEYTYQNQFRVVNIKDNEAIRLPLP, encoded by the exons ATGGCTTCGGAGAATGAATCTGACGTCGAGCTGGAGGAGAACTACTACACATTTCTGAATTTGCCCCGAGAT GCCACCACAGAGCAGATTAATACAGCTTACAGGAAGCAGAGCCGCATTTACCACCCGGACAAGCACCACAATGAGGACAGCAAGAAGCAGGCGGAGATTATGTTCAACCGCACCAAGCGCGCGTACGAGGTGCTGTCTGATCCCCACCAGAGGGCCATATACGACTCGGTGGGCGTACAGGGCCTGAGAACCGAGGGCTGGGAGATTGTCCACCGGACCAAGACGCCGACAGAGATCAGGGAAGAGTACGAACGCCTTGCGCAAGCTGCTGATGAACGTCGCCTGCAACAGCGAACTAATCCGCGGGGGAACATCACCATTAACGTGAACGCAACGGAAATATTCGCGCCCTACGATGAAACGGAAATGCCCCGCGTTGAGATAGGGTCAATGAGCATTGCACAGTCCATCGAGGCCCCTTTGACGCGCAAGGACATGATCATTATGAGCGGCAACCTGTACTCCTCCAACGGGAATGGCAGTGGCGGGTTTGTGGTAGCTGGACGTCGACTCCTGAATAAGGGCTGGCTGGAGGTCTGTGCTGGAGCGGGAAACGGCTTCCTAGTGGGTCTCAAGG GTGGACGCACGCTTTCCCCTAAGGTGACGCTCAACGGCGGGACCAACATGAGTTTCCGGGAACACGGCGTGATACCCGCCCTGTTCTCCACGCTCGCTGTGCAGCTGGACAAGCACACGGTGGGCAGCCTGACGTTGAACGCGGGCCCCCAGTCGTCCATGTCAACACAAATCGACCACAGCAAGGACGAGTACGCGCTGAGCTCATCCTTTGTAATTGGTTCGCCGCACATCTACTTTGGTCTCTCCTACACGCGCAAGATGATAGAAAATGagatgaagctgaagctggccgTGAA GGTCGGAACATTTGGCTTCATGGGCGAATATGGACTGGAGAAGAAAATTTCCAAGTACAGTTCTGTGACAGCAGCTGTCTCGATTGGTGTGCCTTCTGGAGTTATCCTTAAATTTAA GATACTACGATCGAATCAGTCTTATGTGTTTCCTATCCACCTGAGCGATGAGATAGTGCCCGCCGCTGTGTTTTATGCCTCTGTGACCCCCGTAATTGCGTGGTTCTTGATTAAGAAGACCATTATGGACCCAATGGATGCCGAGCGCAAGAGCGTCGAAGTGGAGCGGACAAAACGGCAGAACGAGCAGCGCCTGTTGGCCAAGCGGCAGGAGGCCAGCGCTGCCGTCCATCTTATGCAGAGTACCTACCATCGCATCATGACCGAGGAGCTGCAGAAAACGGGCCTGGTCGTCACAAGAGCCGTATATGGCTGCACAACGGAGAACAGCAGCACCCAGTTCAAGCCCGAGCTGTCGCTTGATGTCACTATACCAATTCAGTGTCTGGTCAGGGACAGTACCTTGCAGCTATACGATTCCTCAAAG AGCGATCTTCCCGGCTTCTATGACCCCAGCATCGGGGACAATAAGATCCTACGCATAGAGTATACATACCAAAACCAGTTCAGGGTGGTCAACATAAAGGACAACGAGGCAATCCGACTGCCATTGCCATGA
- the beta4GalNAcTA gene encoding beta-1,4-N-acetylgalactosaminyltransferase bre-4 → MILFTKANLIRFLAGAICLLLVLNFVGFRSDGASGTSLSKLSIRRVHKYAHKHRNASSGGIRLPAAPLALSKERELHNAQNSTSTTVIAIANFTSIPQDLSPFANFNSTNMSTHKPLPMKPTMSALHANCTDPDPRDGGPVTPNTTLESLDVIEAELGPLLRPGGAFQPDNCNPQHHVAIVVPFRDRYAHLSVFLRNIHPFLMKQRIAYRIFIVEQTNGKPFNRAAMMNIGYLEALKLYQWDCFIFHDVDLLPLDDRNLYNCPRQPRHMSVAIDTLNFKLPYRTIFGGVSAMTREHFQAVNGFSNSFFGWGGEDDDMSNRLKHANLFISRYPVNIARYKMLKHQKEKANPKRYENIQNGMNKIEMDGINSIKYGIYSIKEFPTFTWYLAELRNSERKS, encoded by the exons ATGATCCTATTTACAAAGGCGAATCTCATCCGCTTCCTGGCCGGCGCAATATgcttgttgctggtgctgaaTTTTGTGGGCTTTCGCTCTGACGGAGCTAGCGGTACGTCCCTGAGCAAGCTAAG CATACGGCGCGTGCACAAATATGCGCATAAACATAGGAACGCCAGCAGTGGGGGCATCCGGCTGCCTGCTGCGCCCCTGGCCCTATCGAAGGAGCGAGAGCTGCACAACGCTCAGAACTCCACCTCAACGACTGTGATTGCGATTGCAAACTTTACTTCCATTCCACAAGACTTATCGCCCTTTGCGAACTTCAACAGCACAAACATGAGCACACACAAGCCCCTGCCAATGAAACCAACCATGTCCGCCCTCCATGCCAATTGCACTGATCCTGATCCCCGAGATG GTGGACCCGTCACGCCCAACACAACGCTGGAATCTCTAGATGTTATTGAGGCCGAGCTGGGCCCTTTGCTGCGCCCTGGCGGAGCTTTCCAGCCCGACAATTGCAACCCACAACACCATGTGGCCATTGTTGTGCCCTTCCGCGACCGCTACGCCCATCTCTCCGTCTTCCTCCGCAACATACACCCGTTCCTAATGAAGCAGCGCATCGCCTATCGCATATTCATTGTTGAGCAAACCAACGGGAAGCCCTTCAATCGCGCGGCTATGATGAATATCGGTTACTTGGAGGCCTTAAAGCTTTATCAGTGGGATTGTTTTATATTTCACGATGTCGATCTACTGCCTTTGGACGATCGTAATCTCTACAATTGTCCACGTCAGCCGCGGCACATGTCGGTTGCGATTGACACGCTGAATTTCAA GTTGCCTTACCGAACAATATTTGGCGGAGTCTCTGCCATGACGCGTGAGCACTTCCAGGCCGTGAATGGCTTCTCCAACTCGTTCTTCGGCTGGGGCGGCGAGGACGATGATATGTCCAACAGATTGAAGCATGCGAATCTATTCATATCAAGGTACCCCGTGAACATTGCGCGCTACAAGATGCTGAAGCATCAAAAGGAGAAGGCCAATCCCAAGCG CTATGAGAATATACAAAATGGCATGAACAAGATTGAAATGGATGGCATCAACTCAATCAAGTATGGCATCTACAGCATCAAGGAGTTCCCGACCTTCACGTGGTATTTAGCAGAGCTAAGGAACTCCGAGCGCAAGAGTTAG
- the Hsc70-5 gene encoding heat shock 70 kDa protein cognate 5, translated as MLRVPRLLPRLARQAGVVPTNASGASSIFRSLPGASNGLWGQQRYKSGEVKGAVIGIDLGTTNSCLAVMEGKQAKVIENAEGARTTPSHVAFTKDGERLVGMPAKRQAVTNSENTFYATKRLIGRRFDDPEVKKDISNLSYKVVKASNGDAWVSSTDGKVYSPSQIGAFILIKMKETAEAYLNTPVKNAVVTVPAYFNDSQRQATKDAGQIAGLNVLRVINEPTAAALAYGMDKTEDKIIAVYDLGGGTFDISILEIQKGVFEVKSTNGDTLLGGEDFDNHIVNFLVAEFKKDTGIDIRKDNIAMQRLKEAAEKAKCELSSSQQTDINLPYLTMDSAGPQHMNLKMTRSKLESLVGDLIKRTIQPCQKALSDAEVAKSEIGEVLLVGGMTRMPKVQSTVQELFGRQPSRSVNPDEAVAVGAAVQGGVLAGDVTDVLLLDVTPLSLGIETLGGVFTRLISRNTTIPTKKSQVFSTASDGQTQVEIKVHQGEREMANDNKKLGSFTLVGIPPAPRGVPQIEVVFDIDANGIVHVSAKDKGTGKEQQIVIQSSGGLSKDEIENMIKKAEEYASADKIKRELIEIVNQGESIVHDTETKMEEFKSQLPAEECEKLKKEIADLRTLLANKETADLEEVRKATSSLQQASLKLFEMAYKKMSAERESNAGAGSTDSADSSSSGSDASGEKKKEDKN; from the exons ATGCTGCGTGTTCCTAGGTTGTTGCCACGTCTCGCACGCCAAGCTGGCGTTGTGCCCACAAATGCATCGGGAGCTTCTAGCATCTTCCGC AGCCTGCCAGGTGCAAGCAATGGACTGTGGGGTCAGCAGCGCTACAA GTCTGGCGAGGTCAAGGGTGCAGTTATTGGCATCGATTTGGGCACCACCAACTCCTGCCTGGCCGTCATGGAGGGCAAGCAGGCAAAGGTCATTGAGAACGCCGAGGGAGCCCGCACCACGCCCTCCCACGTCGCCTTCACCAAGGATGGCGAACGCCTGGTGGGCATGCCAGCCAAGCGTCAGGCTGTGACCAACTCTGAAAACACCTTCTACGCCACAAAGCGCCTGATTGGCAGACGTTTTGACGATCCCGAGGTGAAGAAGGACATCAGCAATCTGTCCTACAAGGTTGTCAAGGCTTCGAATGGAGATGCCTGGGTGTCGTCCACCGATGGCAAAGTGTACTCCCCCTCACAGATTGGCGCATTCATCCTAATCAAGATGAAAGAGACGGCCGAGGCCTACTTGAATACACCTGTAAAGAACGCCGTGGTGACTGTGCCCGCCTACTTCAATGACTCGCAGCGTCAGGCCACCAAGGATGCCGGACAGATTGCCGGTCTTAATGTTTTGCGTGTAATCAACGAGCCCACAGCAGCGGCCCTGGCCTACGGCATGGATAAGACGGAGGACAAAAT CATTGCCGTTTACGATCTGGGTGGCGGCACTTTCGATATCTCCATTCTGGAAATCCAGAAGGGAGTCTTCGAGGTCAAGTCAACCAACGGTGACACCCTGCTGGGTGGTGAGGATTTCGATAACCACATCGTCAACTTCCTGGTGGCCGAATTCAAGAAGGACACCGGCATTGACATCCGCAAGGACAACATTGCCATGCAGCGCCTGAAGGAGGCGGCCGAAAAAGCCAAGTGCGAGCTATCCTCCTCCCAGCAGACCGACATCAATCTGCCCTACCTGACAATGGACTCTGCCGGTCCCCAGCACATGAACCTGAAGATGACACGCTCCAAGTTGGAGAGCCTTGTGGGTGATCTCATCAAGCGCACCATTCAGCCCTGCCAGAAGGCACTGTCCGATGCCGAGGTGGCCAAGTCAGAGATTGGAGAGGTCCTGTTGGTTGGTGGCATGACCCGCATGCCCAAGGTTCAGTCCACCGTGCAGGAACTGTTCGGACGTCAGCCATCGCGCTCCGTCAATCCCGATGAGGCGGTGGCCGTCGGTGCAGCCGTTCAGGGCGGAGTCTTGGCTGGTGATGTCACTGATGTGCTCCTGCTCGATGTCACTCCCTTGTCGCTGGGCATTGAGACCCTTGGCGGAGTGTTCACTCGCCTGATTTCGCGCAACACCACGATCCCCACCAAGAAGTCGCAGGTCTTCTCGACAGCCAGCGATGGCCAGACCCAGGTGGAGATCAAGGTGCACCAGGGAGAGCGTGAGATGGCCAACGACAACAAGAAGCTGGGCTCCTTCACACTGGTCGGCATCCCACCCGCACCCCGCGGAGTGCCCCAGATTGAAGTGGTCTTCGATATCGATGCCAACGGCATTGTGCACGTTTCGGCCAAGGACAAGGGCACCGGCAAGGAGCAACAGATTGTCATCCAGTCGAGCGGCGGTCTGAGCAAGGACGAAATCGAGAACATGATCAAGAAGGCCGAGGAATACGCCAGCGCCGACAAGATCAAGCGCGAACTGATCGAGATCGTCAACCAGGGCGAGAGCATAGTGCACGACACTGAGACCAAGATGGAGGAGTTCAAGAGCCAGTTGCCCGCAGAGGAG TGCGAGAAGCTTAAGAAGGAGATTGCCGATCTGCGCACGTTGCTGGCCAACAAGGAAACCGCCGACTTGGAGGAGGTCAGAAAGGCCACCAGCTCGCTGCAGCAGGCTTCGTTGAAGCTCTTTGAGATGGCCTACAAGAAG ATGTCCGCTGAGCGCGAGAGCAATGCTGGCGCCGGATCCACCGACAGCGCCGACAGCAGCAGTTCAGGCAGCGACGCTTCTGGCGAGAAAAAGAAGGAAGACAAGAACTAA
- the SmydA-1 gene encoding SET domain-containing protein SmydA-8, protein MCSSNARQLGTVLKRLGKSCSSGCTPYRTFTYTGCEWNSISCPLLIDCAMSSAMNPCNVCEQPTKSKCSNCNQVSYCSVQHQKQDWKAHKSSCHPFKIAHNDLLGRHLVATRTIKPYEIILKEAPLVRGPAQITPPVCMGCLNSIEPEDHIDCDLCGWPLCGPECKSLGEHRAECQLTQERGQKVNVHEFNGSHPLYTCVSTVRCLLIGETSPEKASKFQELESLESTRRGSNQWKADLASIGQFIPKFFKTEKFSEEEVMRAVGALQINGHEVPTSDPPHVAVFYTASFTEHSCMPNLAKSFNKNGHCILWAPREIKKNSHLSICYSDAMWGTADRQRHLVQTKLFKCACDRCTDVTELGTNYSAIKCEDRRCDGLMLPSKTDDWNGSWKCRECQKQVQKHYIDQILERAGKDLQSMEKTAENGLKYLKHYEKWLPPRHYHMSEVKILLVQLLAKDQQELMVMPDDKLALKLQFAWDLVQLYETIAPCEVRTLGTLCFELHSAIAEQTRRVSLETSLSPKDRLEESLLYVDKCVNYLQYESDIFVEGHILKQAKINRDALRMVMRIS, encoded by the exons ATGTGCTCTTCTAATGCCCGACAGCTCGGCACAGTTTTGAAGAGACTCGGCAAATCGTGTAGCAGTGGATGCACACCGTACCGTACTTTTACGTATACAGGCTGTGAGTGGAACAGCATCAGTTGTCCACTGCTCATCGATTGCGCCATGTCGTCAGCGATGAATCCCTGCAATGTGTGCGAGCAGCCGACCAAGAGCAAGTGCTCCAACTGCAACCAGGTCTCCTACTGCAGCGtgcagcaccagaagcaggACTGGAAAGCCCACAAGTCCAGTTGCCACCCATTCAAG ATTGCCCACAATGATCTGCTTGGACGACACTTGGTGGCCACGCGTACAATAAAGCCCTACGAGATCATACTGAAGGAGGCGCCGCTGGTGCGAGGACCCGCACAGATCACGCCGCCCGTCTGCATGGGATGCCTGAACAGCATCGAGCCCGAGGATCACATCGACTGTGACCTATGCGGATGGCCCCTGTGTGGACCCGAGTGCAAATCGCTCGGGGAGCACAGGGCGGAGTGTCAGCTTACCCAGGAGCGGGGTCAGAAGGTCAACGTTCACGAGTTCAACGGCTCCCATCCGCTGTACACCTGCGTGAGCACCGTGCGCTGTCTGCTCATCGGTGAGACAAGCCCGGAGAAGGCGAGCAAGTTCCAGGAGCTGGAGTCCCTGGAGTCGACCAGGCGTGGGTCCAACCAGTGGAAGGCAGACCTGGCCAGCATTGGCCAGTTCATACCCAA GTTCTTCAAGACAGAGAAGTTCAGCGAGGAGGAAGTCATGAGAGCAGTGGGTGCCCTCCAGATCAATGGCCACGAAGTCCCCACCTCCGATCCCCCGCACGTGGCCGTCTTCTACACGGCCTCCTTCACGGAGCACTCTTGCATGCCGAATCTGGCCAAGAGCTTCAACAAGAACGGACACTGCATCCTGTGGGCCCCGCGCGAGATCAAGAAAAACTCTCACTTGAGCATCTGCTACTCAGACGCAATGTGGGGTACTGCTGATCGACAGCGGCATCTCGTTCAGACGAAGCTCTTCAAGTGCGCCTGCGATCGCTGTACCGATGTCACGGAGCTGGGCACCAACTACAGCGCCATAAAGTGTGAGGACCGACGGTGCGATGGTCTGATGCTGCCAAGCAAAACCGACGATTGGAATGGAAGTTGGAA GTGCCGCGAGTGCCAGAAACAGGTACAGAAGCATTATATAGACCAGATCCTGGAGCGGGCGGGTAAGGACCTGCAGAGCATGGAGAAAACGGCTGAAAACGGTTTAAA ATACCTGAAGCACTACGAGAAGTGGCTGCCGCCGCGTCACTACCACATGAGTGAGGTTAAGATTCTGCTGGTCCAGCTCCTGGCCAAGGATCAGCAGGAGCTGATGGTAATGCCCGACGACAAGTTGGCACTGAAGCTGCAGTTCGCCTGGGATCTCGTCCAACTATACGAGACCATTGCGCCAT GTGAGGTACGCACGCTCGGCACGCTTTGTTTCGAGCTGCACTCGGCCATTGCCGAGCAAACACGTCGCGTGTCCCTGGAGACGAGTCTGTCACCCAAGGACCGGCTGGAGGAGTCACTCCTGTACGTGGACAAATGCGTGAACTACCTGCAGTACGAGTCGGACATCTTTGTGGAGGGCCACATTCTCAAACAGGCCAAGATCAATCGCGATGCCTTGCGCATGGTCATGAGGATCTCCTAG